The DNA window AGAAGCattgaaacaaagcaaacaaaactgcaTTGATATgcagaaaatcaaaacataaacattaaggaataaaaaaaaaccaaccatcaACAAGGCAAGTGGCAGACGCGTCCAACCGTTACGCGATGTGTTGTGCTACGCGTTATATGGTGACCGGTGCGCTTTCAGCAAATATCAgttcatttgatttttgtttacacAATTTTCTGCTCCTCCTTTGCTAGAACCGTTCGCTTCTACCTCCATACGCTAGCAGTGCTATAAATATAGtggtttttgaaaaacaatctTCGTCCGCACACTTCCTAACCACCCCCCCTTAACCACGAGCGACAATGTTACGCTCCGGTTGTGCGTGTCTCGATGTGGattgttgtaaataaaaagtaaaagaaaagttgATATACTGTCGCTGATATTGCGATCCTAACCTACAAATAAAAGGGAAGTCATTGAAAATGGCGCTGCGTGAAGTGGTCCGGTGCAGTCGTTCGGATTGGCACGCGTACGCGACACGCGACGGTACGGTCGCTCTTATCGGTCTGGGGACGAACCGTCCAAGGGTTATCACCATTCCATAGCCCTCACACCCAATTGCACCCGTTGCATAATGGAGTGGGTCTATTCTTAGACCGAGGATCTGGTGCACCGGGAAAGGTGCTCAAAACACTTTTCCGATGCGTCACGCACCGGTGTTACGGTGCGGCGATTCCAGAAATGGTAACTACAACAACGCACAACCTATTGTAGGGTGCACGTACGGGAAGGTGACAGGGGAGCCGGGAACAGTTGGGAGATTCGGTGAAGGATAATTAACACCGAAGTGAATTTGCAAACTAGTGGGGTGCAGTACGTGCAGCtgcaaatttattgtttgcatTTATCGTTGAGAGTACGAACGTGGCTACAAACATGGTGTTCCAACCTCTCCTCCCCCCTCCGCCATCGGCACACTGAAGGTATTCGGGGCGAAATGTTTTCCCGTTCATTGACATCGTTTTGAATTGCAGCGATGGAATGGGAGGAAACTTGAAAAAGGTTCCAGCAGTGTTGGGGAGGCAGCATTTGGCCCACGCCAGCGGCACCGCCCGGCTAAGTGCAATGAGCGagcgcacatacacacgcgcatAGATACTGGACCCAAGCATTTTGCCATTGCAAGTATCAAAAATATCTTTATTTTCTCGCAAAACGGTTGCGACGGATGTTTGTTGCGCAGGAGAAAGCATCGAGGTGAAGTGTGGGAAGACAGCAAACAGAAGGGCGACAGGGTGGTCACAGATAGAGGAGGTGCGATGTGTGCGCGTTGCGAACTTTGCTGCCCTCTACACCCAGCTACGCACTTTCCGGATGGCTCTAGTTTTCAAACGCTCTTACACATCTAACTACTACACGGgacagagagatagagagagagagagacacgcACTCTTTATTTCTATATTTCACTACAGTACATCCAAGTCCACGTAGTTCGCTAGACATTCTTCGGCGTTTTCTCTGCAACAGCCCCAACTGCTATATGCCCCATTGTCTCCGGCATTGCTGCCGCTGTGACGCACCGTTCTTAAAGGGGGGACCAACACCGTCTAGGGTTGGTGGGTGAGTGCGAGTTGAAGATGATGAGGGGGGTGCCCTCCAGAGCGACATTAGCATTATTACATACGATTAACATTCAGGTCCCTTCGCGATGATAAATATACACCCATTGAGGGACATTTGTTAGtactaaaagcaaaaacctaTTCTAcctatatatttatatactaTATAACACTTCTAACCggtgtagtgttttttttttggggtgtgctCCTATATAGCTGTCAGCGGATCCACACACACTGGTACTTCCCGCGCCCGCGGTTGCATACGTGATCGCGCGAACTATCGATGTAATGTAACCAATCGCGCCAATTCGTCGATATCGCATACACACGCGTTGCTTGTAAAGCCATGGTCTCTGTAACCCTCTTGCAAATGCGCGTCTGTTTGCGTGCGTGACTAAAGGACGGGTTTTGTGAAGAATGTGATGCGTACAACATGACAACAGCAGACCGTAGCTGACCGTTGCCATTGAGCCTGGTATGGTCGGACGTGTTTGGTGGAAACGTGGTGGTGGACACatcattcttaaaaaaaaagcagaagccTCCCAACCATCCTTTGCTCGTGGGGGTGCGtcctttttcgttgttgttgttgatgatgataacgCTTTCCTAGTGAATTCCGCTCGGATCTCCGTCGGAGGTGCCGAAAATAGTCGCGAGGCTTTTGACGGTGCCGAAGAAGAATCCGCACGCACCGAATGTGATGATCAGCGCATCCTTTAGTACGATCCAGCGCCGGCCGGGTCGGTTACCGTTCGGCCATAGCGTGAGCAGATCGATCACCGGCGGAAAGACGAGCGCCAGCGTGGAGGTGGAGACGGCACCGACGAGCGAGATGAACGTGCCCAGGTTCGGGATGATGGCAGCGAGCACAAATGTAAGCAGCACGGTGACGAGTCGGAGCGCGTACTCGGCACAATGCCGGTGCCGGCAGTGTTTGGTCACGACCGGTGCTAGGATCGTCATCGGGACGTAGAACTGTAACGCGTACGAGGCAAGCACGGCAACGGCCATCAGCAAGCGTACTATTTGCGCAAgcctagcaacaaaaaagaaataagaaacagaaaaagaaaagaaaatggttagCAAACGCATTTGAATTGTCTGAATGTGCGGGATTGCACTTACAGATTATCGTTGGGCAGGTTGAGTGTGACGCTACCCTGTGCCTGCTCACCATACTTGAGATAGCCGTAGAAACCGACAGCGGAGTATAGACAAACGACGATCGTCATGCCGGTATTTAGTACACCGTTCCAGGTGATGAAGTCGCGCGGGTTCGCCATATTGTTTTCCAGTGGTAGCACCACACCGATGCCTTCGAACGCGTACATAACCGTGCCGAAGTAGAGTGGTAACGTCGACCAGGACGAAACCGGCCGTACGGTTGCACTGTGTGGGAGATCCTGCAGCAGAAACAGGAAAGCGATCGCTAGGCCGGCAATCGCTAGTACCGAGGCGATTAATGACGTCGGTGTGAGTAGCTTTAGGCTTCGCACCATGTTCATC is part of the Anopheles funestus chromosome X, idAnoFuneDA-416_04, whole genome shotgun sequence genome and encodes:
- the LOC125770729 gene encoding proton-coupled amino acid transporter 2-like — its product is MAPKFREADQTTPLLLDCNNNNGRCGNDVRRIGNGNIVHIDTEIERNDKPSPLDAQYGTMLVDPVAGRTLEHPTTNLDTLMHMLNGNLGTGILAMPDAFKNAGLYVGFFGTLAMGIICTHCMHLLVRCSHDLCRRYGRPSLSYAEVGYYALDSGPTWSQPLAASFRRLINTFLIVMQLGLCCVYYLFVAVNLRELLEYLGVQVSVLTVLGYLLIPLTLMNMVRSLKLLTPTSLIASVLAIAGLAIAFLFLLQDLPHSATVRPVSSWSTLPLYFGTVMYAFEGIGVVLPLENNMANPRDFITWNGVLNTGMTIVVCLYSAVGFYGYLKYGEQAQGSVTLNLPNDNLLAQIVRLLMAVAVLASYALQFYVPMTILAPVVTKHCRHRHCAEYALRLVTVLLTFVLAAIIPNLGTFISLVGAVSTSTLALVFPPVIDLLTLWPNGNRPGRRWIVLKDALIITFGACGFFFGTVKSLATIFGTSDGDPSGIH